In Paenibacillus algicola, a genomic segment contains:
- a CDS encoding PDZ domain-containing protein — protein sequence MTKESDRILDIAMEWVWMVLDAGLMMLAQPFYYISVILIGILYRRQVLLERKLFHVRVNGWQSQTLRTMLGGLVAGLGVSVMMAFLGITLTMSAVLCLWAASLLLMLFRVRFLCFAYAAGLLGIVQSVLGWFPGWQPDGWLGSVHTALLNLNVPSLLALAAVLHLAEAGLVMLQGGRFASPLFLEGKRGKLVGGYQMQSFWPLPLFLLVPSAGGPMLPWTPFFGGDDWMSGAGIAALPVLIGFGEMTQSMLPKQKAVISGKRLVIYSSIVLMLSLLADWWPPLMLAAALAAPLLHEGLAWYSRYEEQQRSPLFVHPPKGLKVLAVLPGSPAEELGILAGETILKVNGTLVRSKEQLHAALRQNAAFCKLEVQNYEGESKFMQRAMYAGEHHQLGVILSPDPDAGLAVRLKPLSIAGLLGMKWSLKNKMAAEEEGAETRTPAGKGSPAAAGLEKDSLDM from the coding sequence ATGACAAAGGAGAGTGACCGGATTTTGGATATAGCGATGGAGTGGGTCTGGATGGTGCTGGATGCTGGTCTGATGATGCTGGCACAACCCTTTTATTATATTTCTGTCATTCTGATCGGGATCTTGTACCGCAGACAGGTGCTGCTAGAGCGCAAGCTGTTTCACGTTCGGGTGAACGGCTGGCAGTCCCAGACGCTGCGGACGATGCTGGGCGGACTCGTGGCGGGGCTTGGCGTCTCGGTCATGATGGCCTTTCTTGGCATTACGCTCACGATGTCAGCGGTGCTGTGCCTATGGGCAGCGAGTCTGCTGCTCATGCTGTTCCGGGTGCGGTTTCTGTGCTTCGCTTATGCCGCCGGGCTGCTGGGCATTGTGCAGTCGGTGCTAGGCTGGTTTCCCGGCTGGCAGCCGGACGGATGGCTAGGAAGTGTACATACCGCGCTGCTGAATCTGAACGTGCCATCCCTGCTGGCCCTGGCCGCTGTGCTGCATCTGGCCGAAGCGGGACTTGTTATGCTGCAGGGTGGACGGTTTGCCTCTCCGCTGTTTCTGGAAGGCAAACGAGGCAAGCTGGTGGGGGGCTATCAGATGCAGAGCTTCTGGCCCTTGCCGCTGTTTCTGCTCGTTCCGTCAGCCGGCGGTCCGATGCTGCCATGGACCCCCTTCTTCGGAGGAGACGACTGGATGAGCGGTGCGGGCATCGCGGCCTTGCCGGTGCTGATCGGCTTTGGAGAAATGACGCAGAGCATGCTGCCGAAGCAGAAGGCAGTGATCAGCGGAAAGCGGCTCGTCATCTACAGCTCGATCGTGCTGATGCTGAGCCTGCTGGCGGATTGGTGGCCGCCGCTTATGCTTGCGGCTGCGTTAGCAGCGCCATTGCTGCACGAAGGGCTCGCCTGGTACAGCCGCTACGAGGAGCAGCAGCGCAGTCCGCTGTTCGTGCATCCTCCGAAGGGCTTGAAGGTGCTGGCGGTTCTTCCGGGCAGCCCGGCGGAGGAGCTGGGAATTCTGGCGGGTGAGACCATTCTTAAGGTCAATGGGACTCTTGTTCGCAGTAAGGAGCAGCTGCATGCGGCGCTGAGGCAGAATGCGGCCTTTTGCAAGCTGGAGGTTCAGAACTATGAGGGCGAGAGCAAGTTCATGCAGCGGGCTATGTATGCCGGAGAGCATCACCAGCTGGGCGTCATTCTGTCACCGGACCCGGATGCCGGGCTTGCAGTACGGCTGAAGCCGCTCAGTATCGCTGGTCTGCTGGGCATGAAGTGGAGCTTGAAGAATAAGATGGCGGCTGAAGAGGAAGGCGCGGAGACCCGAACACCAGCAGGGAAGGGTTCACCCGCCGCGGCTGGCCTGGAGAAGGACAGCCTGGATATGTAA
- a CDS encoding S41 family peptidase, with the protein MKKRSVLLLVVVSMLCGMVLTMVFNQLPDAAGPDGGGTGLLASIGKKSDGLEQDEAEKLGTALEIIESNYYKDVDRDKLLDGAINGMMEALGDPYSNYMGKVTAEQFSESIEGSFSGIGAEVTSVDGYVEVVSPIKGSPAEKAGLRAKDVILSVNGESLQGLDLNAAVAKIRGPKGSKAVLTVKRPGSESSIEFQITRDDVDLETVTSRMEANGVGVIEISQFSLNTGERFAEELKSLESQGMKGLLIDVRNNPGGVLSVVIDIAGQFVPKGELIVQVENKAGKREEYLSKGSSKPYPVALLMNKGSASASEILAGALQQSAGAVLIGEHSFGKGTVQTSFDKQFDDGSLLKVTIAKWLTPNGSWIHEKGIEPDLQVSQPDYFAVAPLDKKQTLKFDMNSEDVTNVQIMLEAVGYEPGRKDGYYDRATEKAVKSFQSASKLKASGIVDEQTAKALEAALIEEIQDPGNDTQLNRGIAEVVKEIKSQASNK; encoded by the coding sequence ATGAAAAAAAGATCGGTGTTATTGTTGGTCGTAGTCTCGATGCTCTGCGGTATGGTGCTGACGATGGTGTTCAATCAGCTTCCGGACGCGGCAGGGCCAGACGGCGGCGGCACCGGGCTGCTGGCCAGTATCGGCAAGAAAAGCGATGGCCTGGAGCAGGATGAAGCCGAGAAGCTGGGCACAGCATTAGAGATTATCGAAAGCAACTATTATAAAGATGTAGACCGGGACAAGCTTCTGGACGGTGCCATTAATGGTATGATGGAGGCGCTGGGTGACCCTTATTCCAACTATATGGGAAAGGTCACGGCCGAGCAGTTCTCGGAGAGCATTGAAGGCTCCTTTAGCGGCATTGGCGCAGAGGTCACCTCGGTGGACGGCTATGTTGAGGTGGTCTCCCCAATCAAGGGCTCTCCGGCTGAGAAGGCGGGGCTTCGGGCCAAGGATGTGATCCTGTCGGTGAACGGCGAATCGCTCCAGGGACTGGACCTCAATGCAGCGGTAGCCAAGATTCGGGGTCCTAAAGGCTCCAAAGCGGTGCTGACGGTGAAGCGTCCCGGCTCCGAGAGCAGCATTGAGTTTCAGATTACCCGGGATGATGTAGATCTAGAAACGGTAACCTCGCGTATGGAGGCTAACGGTGTCGGCGTCATTGAGATCAGCCAATTCTCCCTCAATACGGGAGAGCGTTTCGCGGAAGAGCTGAAGTCGCTGGAGAGTCAAGGCATGAAGGGCCTGCTCATTGATGTGCGCAACAATCCGGGGGGCGTGCTCTCGGTCGTTATCGACATTGCGGGACAGTTCGTACCGAAGGGCGAGTTAATCGTCCAGGTAGAGAACAAGGCTGGCAAGCGCGAAGAGTATCTCTCCAAAGGAAGCTCGAAGCCGTATCCGGTAGCACTGCTGATGAACAAAGGCAGCGCCAGCGCATCCGAAATCCTGGCCGGGGCTTTGCAGCAGTCTGCAGGAGCGGTCTTGATCGGAGAGCATTCATTCGGAAAAGGAACCGTGCAGACCAGCTTCGACAAGCAGTTTGACGATGGCAGTCTGTTGAAGGTAACCATTGCCAAGTGGCTGACGCCGAACGGTTCCTGGATTCATGAGAAGGGCATTGAGCCGGATCTCCAGGTATCCCAGCCGGATTATTTCGCAGTAGCTCCTCTTGATAAGAAGCAGACCCTGAAATTCGATATGAACAGCGAAGATGTAACGAATGTTCAGATTATGCTGGAGGCAGTGGGATATGAACCGGGCCGCAAGGACGGTTATTATGACCGGGCGACCGAGAAGGCCGTCAAGAGCTTCCAGAGTGCAAGCAAGCTGAAGGCCAGCGGAATTGTAGATGAACAAACCGCAAAGGCGCTGGAAGCGGCCTTGATCGAGGAAATTCAAGATCCTGGCAATGACACGCAGCTGAACCGCGGAATTGCCGAGGTTGTGAAGGAAATAAAAAGCCAGGCGTCGAACAAGTAA
- a CDS encoding murein hydrolase activator EnvC family protein, translating into MKKIAAGLAALLLAAVVFQPSAGLAESKTSADVDRELKSLQKEVQDARNQKSKAAAEKEEAQHYKDKTTLNLQYVMDQIEQVSSQLTKISVQIDETETSLRITAEELQAAQDRIAAREKLLEQRIRLIYMDGEVSYLDVLLSSTSFTDFLNRADSLKTIVDQDQDLLVQHKQDKLYVLDKKKELEGQYAKAKDLYAQMEDRKSELAVKEKEKLVLIAKYDQEIELSEEISEEQDMLLVQLATKRSQLQQERDKLAAEEAARRAAAAKAAAEKRAREIAAAEARAKEQAAAKAAAAKKSAAATSLGSSRAAASGNGGPFAMPVSGAYISSDYGIRTHPVTGERGTMHTGQDFAAAEGTDIRAVESGTVILAEWWSTYGNCVIVDHGGGVWTLYAHIRQGGIKVSEGQQVSRGQKIAEVGSTGRSTGPHLHFEVRVNGSPVNPAPYL; encoded by the coding sequence TTGAAAAAGATTGCTGCCGGATTAGCCGCTTTACTGCTTGCTGCTGTCGTATTCCAGCCCTCTGCCGGATTAGCCGAAAGTAAGACCTCTGCCGATGTAGACCGCGAGCTGAAGAGTCTCCAGAAGGAGGTTCAGGACGCCCGGAATCAGAAGAGCAAGGCAGCCGCCGAGAAGGAGGAAGCCCAGCATTATAAAGACAAGACCACCCTGAATCTGCAATATGTTATGGACCAGATTGAGCAGGTCAGCAGCCAGCTGACGAAGATATCCGTACAAATTGACGAGACCGAAACCAGCCTGCGGATCACGGCGGAGGAGCTTCAGGCTGCCCAGGACCGGATCGCGGCGCGCGAGAAGCTGCTGGAGCAGCGCATTCGTCTGATTTATATGGACGGCGAGGTGTCCTATCTGGACGTGCTGCTGTCTTCGACCAGCTTTACCGATTTTCTGAATCGTGCCGATTCCCTGAAGACGATTGTCGATCAGGATCAGGATCTCCTGGTTCAGCACAAGCAGGACAAGCTCTACGTGCTGGACAAGAAGAAGGAATTGGAAGGTCAGTACGCCAAGGCGAAGGATCTGTATGCACAGATGGAGGACCGCAAGAGTGAGCTGGCGGTCAAAGAGAAAGAGAAGCTTGTCCTGATTGCCAAGTATGACCAGGAAATCGAGCTTTCTGAAGAAATCTCGGAAGAGCAGGATATGCTGCTGGTACAGCTCGCCACCAAGCGCTCTCAGCTTCAGCAGGAGCGCGACAAGCTGGCGGCGGAGGAAGCGGCCCGCCGTGCCGCAGCCGCCAAGGCTGCAGCTGAGAAACGGGCACGGGAGATCGCCGCCGCCGAGGCGCGGGCTAAGGAGCAGGCGGCTGCGAAGGCTGCAGCCGCGAAGAAATCAGCTGCGGCTACCTCGCTGGGCAGCAGCCGGGCTGCGGCTAGCGGAAACGGTGGACCGTTCGCGATGCCGGTATCCGGGGCGTACATTTCGTCCGATTACGGTATCCGGACCCATCCGGTAACCGGGGAGCGGGGCACCATGCATACAGGCCAGGATTTTGCCGCTGCAGAGGGCACGGACATCCGGGCGGTAGAGAGTGGGACCGTCATCCTGGCGGAGTGGTGGAGCACGTACGGAAACTGTGTTATTGTCGATCATGGCGGCGGTGTCTGGACGCTCTACGCCCATATTCGCCAGGGCGGCATCAAGGTGTCTGAGGGCCAGCAGGTAAGCCGGGGTCAGAAGATTGCCGAGGTCGGCTCAACCGGCCGCAGTACAGGACCGCATCTTCATTTTGAAGTGAGAGTGAACGGTTCGCCTGTAAATCCAGCCCCTTATCTCTAA
- the ftsX gene encoding permease-like cell division protein FtsX: MTFRTFLRHLREGAKSVFRNGWMSVASIVSIIVSLFILGVFILLVLNVNALADEADSNVQVSAYLNLNVSQEQRERLQKEIQIMPEVKELRFVSKEEGMQELVEGFGEEGMDLLEGFTDGDNNPLPDSFVIDVVEPTTVPLVADKILALNETYAEKPIMRVKYGEGMVEKLFEITKYVRNIGFIFVAGLALMSIFLISNTIRVTILARRREIGIMKLVGATNTFIRWPFFVEGALIGMIGSLITVGLLYLGYSQLRSAMMGDITLSRSLIPLEEIGYLLGGALVLLGMLIGIFGSTMSIRKSLKV; the protein is encoded by the coding sequence ATGACTTTTAGAACCTTTCTCCGGCATTTGCGGGAAGGGGCCAAGAGTGTATTCCGGAACGGCTGGATGTCGGTAGCTTCCATTGTTTCGATCATTGTGTCCCTGTTTATCCTGGGTGTATTTATCCTGCTGGTGCTGAATGTCAACGCGCTGGCCGACGAGGCTGACAGTAACGTACAGGTCAGTGCCTATCTGAATTTGAATGTGAGTCAAGAGCAGCGGGAGCGGCTGCAGAAGGAAATCCAGATCATGCCCGAGGTGAAGGAGCTTCGCTTCGTTTCGAAGGAAGAAGGCATGCAGGAGCTCGTGGAGGGCTTTGGAGAAGAAGGCATGGACCTGCTGGAGGGCTTTACGGATGGGGATAACAACCCGCTGCCCGATTCCTTTGTCATTGATGTTGTAGAGCCTACTACCGTACCGCTGGTGGCGGACAAGATTCTGGCCTTGAATGAAACCTACGCGGAGAAGCCGATCATGCGCGTCAAATACGGCGAGGGCATGGTGGAGAAGCTGTTTGAAATTACGAAATACGTTCGAAATATCGGGTTTATTTTTGTAGCGGGGCTGGCCTTGATGTCAATTTTCCTGATTTCGAACACGATTCGGGTCACGATTCTCGCCCGGCGCCGGGAGATTGGCATCATGAAGCTCGTAGGAGCGACGAATACGTTCATCCGCTGGCCGTTTTTTGTGGAAGGTGCGCTGATTGGCATGATCGGCTCGCTGATCACCGTCGGCCTGCTGTACCTGGGGTACAGCCAGCTGCGATCCGCGATGATGGGTGACATTACGTTGTCGCGGAGTCTGATTCCTCTGGAGGAAATCGGGTATCTGCTGGGAGGTGCGCTCGTGCTTCTCGGGATGCTGATTGGTATTTTTGGCAGCACGATGTCCATCCGAAAGTCACTGAAGGTATAA
- the ftsE gene encoding cell division ATP-binding protein FtsE, translating to MIEMQDVWKTYPSGAHALQGVSVKIDRNEFVYIVGPSGAGKSTFMKLIYREEVPTKGQISVNGFNIGKLKQRKIPYVRRNIGVVFQDFRLLPQLTAYENVAFAMEVIETPTKQMKKRVMEVLDLVGLKEKANRQPAHLSGGEQQRIAIARAIVNNPAVIVADEPTGNLDPETSWGIMQLLDEINFRGTTIVMATHNKDIVNKMRKRVIAIERGQIVRDQLRGEYGYDF from the coding sequence TTGATTGAAATGCAGGATGTGTGGAAGACCTACCCGAGCGGAGCCCATGCGCTGCAAGGTGTCTCGGTAAAGATTGACCGCAATGAGTTTGTGTACATCGTCGGACCGTCCGGCGCAGGTAAATCGACATTCATGAAATTGATTTATAGAGAAGAAGTGCCCACGAAAGGGCAAATTTCCGTAAACGGCTTTAACATCGGCAAGCTGAAGCAGCGCAAGATTCCCTATGTGCGCCGCAACATCGGCGTCGTGTTCCAGGACTTCAGGCTGCTGCCGCAGCTGACCGCCTATGAGAATGTGGCTTTTGCCATGGAGGTTATTGAAACGCCGACCAAGCAGATGAAGAAGCGGGTGATGGAGGTGCTGGACCTCGTCGGTTTGAAGGAGAAGGCGAACCGGCAGCCGGCGCATTTGTCCGGGGGCGAGCAGCAGCGCATTGCGATCGCAAGAGCCATCGTGAACAACCCCGCGGTCATTGTGGCGGATGAGCCTACAGGCAACCTCGACCCGGAAACGTCCTGGGGCATTATGCAGCTGCTGGACGAGATTAATTTTCGTGGAACGACGATCGTGATGGCAACGCACAACAAGGATATCGTGAACAAGATGCGCAAGCGCGTGATCGCCATTGAGCGGGGACAGATTGTAAGGGATCAGCTTCGAGGGGAGTATGGATATGACTTTTAG